From a single Bryobacter aggregatus MPL3 genomic region:
- a CDS encoding RNA polymerase sigma factor, which yields MASWFLYSHIMDVLGALRERILSFAASRYGRQIAEDIAQEVLLVLHEKYSHVTDPAQLVPLALQIARFKLVASARKATRRGEHRTVDIIEEPIPDPQVNLILEAEQNELLERLRHCLPLLGERCREIFRLKLEGLSFPEIQSILGAASINTVYTWESRCREDLKRLIAQHRRPQ from the coding sequence ATGGCGAGTTGGTTCCTTTATTCTCACATTATGGACGTGCTCGGCGCATTGCGTGAAAGGATTCTCTCTTTCGCGGCATCTCGTTATGGGAGGCAAATCGCCGAGGACATCGCGCAGGAGGTGCTGCTGGTGTTGCACGAAAAATACAGCCATGTCACAGATCCGGCGCAGCTTGTTCCTCTCGCCCTTCAGATTGCCCGCTTCAAATTGGTTGCCAGTGCCAGAAAAGCCACACGGCGTGGTGAACATCGCACAGTCGATATCATTGAGGAACCAATTCCCGACCCGCAAGTGAATCTGATTCTCGAAGCAGAACAAAATGAACTTTTGGAGCGTCTTCGCCACTGCCTGCCTCTTCTGGGCGAACGTTGCCGGGAAATCTTCCGGCTGAAGCTGGAGGGCCTTAGCTTTCCCGAAATCCAATCCATTCTCGGAGCCGCCAGCATCAATACCGTATATACCTGGGAATCGCGTTGCCGCGAGGACCTCAAGCGCCTCATCGCCCAGCACAGGAGGCCGCAATGA
- a CDS encoding Fur family transcriptional regulator — MEMTRSLKERGVRLTRQRQVLLDLIDKSGQHLDAETLYQRARETDPKLNRVTVYRTLKMLKQSGLVDELDLMHKDGDQHYYETKMKREHAHIICLRCGKVEEYFGEPLSKLRREVEEIFGFEILLARTEIGGYCSHCQALRKEEMHKVSHA, encoded by the coding sequence ATGGAAATGACACGCTCTCTCAAAGAACGTGGCGTTCGACTCACACGTCAGCGCCAGGTTTTGCTGGATCTCATCGACAAGAGCGGACAGCATCTGGATGCCGAGACCCTTTATCAACGGGCTCGCGAAACAGATCCGAAGCTGAACCGCGTAACCGTCTATCGCACACTCAAGATGTTGAAGCAATCTGGGCTCGTCGATGAACTCGATCTGATGCATAAAGATGGAGATCAGCATTACTACGAAACAAAAATGAAGCGCGAGCATGCGCATATCATTTGTTTGCGCTGCGGCAAAGTCGAAGAGTATTTTGGCGAACCTCTGAGCAAGTTACGCCGGGAAGTCGAAGAGATTTTTGGTTTTGAAATCTTACTCGCCCGCACGGAAATTGGTGGTTATTGTTCGCATTGCCAGGCTCTCCGGAAGGAAGAGATGCACAAGGTCAGTCACGCTTAG
- a CDS encoding SpoIIE family protein phosphatase has translation MPYELTVVNPSGNSLRVPLEQNPFSMGRQSDNHLILRDSRVSRKHALIHQRGSQLWVEDLESLHGVRVNEVKVNKERRLATGDVIDFGLEDGYRLIIVEKSEAEIRRLMGRLPGSDANHGTDLSKLRALTEVARSLEHALSTADVLGTVIEAALTITGCERGFLLLDRDRKLFVELGRDQNGRALGVEELPVPLDLIQRALRERKELLSFQFDPLSDFSGRFNNSLEGLDLRSVLCVPLLSLRGAVGTETMAATMDDTVGLIYMDSRIAEVSTQQGNRELLQTLALEASTILENARLLEQERKRHKLDQELALARTIQANLLPRQLPHEGFLDAVGSSVPTHQVGGDFYDVLKRPDGSWLAAVADVSGKGVGAALLASLLQGVMLEAASSGAALEEWLPRLNHFLLERTAGEKYATIFACMVSPEGQVDFVNAGHSRPFILRATAGLEVLDLDGFPVGLLEMASYEVNRVYLQPGDSVVLFSDGVEEAKNSSNEYFGRERIAAVLKANAHLPLQSLHDALRGAVSQFVGDAEPHDDATMLLLRYGR, from the coding sequence GTGCCCTACGAGCTGACCGTAGTCAATCCGAGCGGTAATTCCCTCCGCGTTCCGCTGGAACAAAACCCCTTCTCGATGGGGCGGCAAAGCGACAATCACCTCATCCTCCGCGATAGCCGTGTGTCTCGCAAGCATGCGCTGATTCACCAGCGCGGTTCGCAACTCTGGGTGGAAGATCTGGAGAGCCTGCACGGTGTGCGGGTGAACGAAGTGAAGGTGAACAAGGAGCGGCGGCTGGCCACGGGAGACGTCATCGACTTCGGGCTTGAGGATGGCTACCGGCTGATCATTGTTGAGAAGAGTGAGGCCGAGATCCGGCGTTTGATGGGCCGTCTCCCCGGCTCTGATGCGAATCATGGAACCGACCTGTCCAAGCTGCGGGCGCTGACCGAGGTGGCTCGCAGTCTGGAGCACGCGCTCTCGACGGCAGACGTTTTGGGAACCGTCATTGAGGCGGCGCTGACGATTACGGGCTGCGAGCGGGGCTTCCTCTTGCTCGACCGGGATCGCAAGCTGTTTGTCGAACTGGGGCGGGACCAGAACGGCAGGGCGCTTGGAGTGGAAGAGCTGCCCGTGCCTCTCGATCTGATCCAACGTGCGTTGCGGGAGCGGAAAGAACTGCTGAGCTTTCAGTTTGATCCGTTGTCCGATTTCTCGGGACGCTTTAATAACTCGTTGGAAGGGCTTGATTTGCGGAGTGTTCTCTGTGTGCCACTGCTGAGCCTGCGCGGTGCTGTCGGGACAGAGACGATGGCGGCGACGATGGACGATACCGTCGGGCTGATCTATATGGATTCGCGCATTGCTGAGGTCAGTACGCAGCAGGGCAATCGTGAATTGTTACAGACGCTGGCGCTCGAGGCGTCGACGATTCTTGAGAATGCGCGGTTGCTTGAGCAGGAGCGCAAGCGGCATAAACTCGATCAGGAACTGGCGCTGGCGCGGACGATTCAGGCGAATCTGTTGCCGCGGCAGTTGCCGCATGAGGGTTTTCTCGATGCGGTAGGCTCGTCGGTGCCGACACATCAGGTGGGCGGCGATTTTTACGATGTGTTGAAGCGTCCGGACGGATCGTGGCTGGCTGCCGTCGCCGATGTGTCCGGCAAGGGCGTTGGAGCGGCCTTACTGGCGTCGCTGCTGCAAGGTGTGATGCTCGAGGCGGCTAGCTCCGGCGCGGCGCTTGAGGAATGGTTGCCGCGCTTGAATCACTTCTTGCTGGAACGGACGGCGGGAGAAAAGTACGCGACGATCTTTGCCTGCATGGTGAGTCCGGAGGGGCAAGTGGATTTTGTGAATGCCGGGCATTCGCGGCCTTTTATTCTGCGCGCGACAGCGGGCCTGGAAGTGCTGGACCTGGATGGCTTTCCGGTGGGGCTGCTGGAGATGGCGAGCTATGAAGTGAACCGGGTGTATCTACAGCCCGGGGACAGCGTGGTGTTGTTCAGCGACGGCGTGGAAGAGGCGAAGAACTCCTCGAACGAATATTTCGGACGGGAGCGCATTGCCGCTGTCTTGAAGGCGAATGCGCATCTGCCCTTGCAAAGCCTGCACGATGCGCTGCGTGGCGCGGTATCGCAATTCGTTGGGGACGCCGAGCCTCATGATGACGCGACGATGCTGCTGTTGCGCTATGGGCGCTGA
- a CDS encoding FMN-binding negative transcriptional regulator — MPERRNFLMALSALGVDATAAETADEKTIYIPGKQLESDRATILNFIEEFTFAMLVTAKGGVHITNVPTLFDRAAEGWGKVWWHIAKGNEQNQVFDGDTECTVVFHGPHGYISPNWYATKNAVPTWNFAVVHATGKPKRIDDDTAFAKSLERLVAQNERHYGGGDTWDYAKLPDSYLKGMRQGIVAYQMEIEKVEAKFKLGHERSAADRAGVLEGLKSGPKERNLTEFTEAYYAKIKA, encoded by the coding sequence ATGCCCGAACGCCGCAACTTTCTGATGGCACTCTCCGCCCTTGGAGTCGATGCCACTGCTGCCGAGACCGCCGACGAGAAGACCATCTACATCCCTGGCAAGCAACTCGAAAGCGACCGCGCCACCATCCTCAACTTCATCGAGGAGTTCACCTTCGCCATGCTCGTCACGGCCAAGGGCGGCGTCCACATCACCAATGTCCCCACTCTCTTTGACCGCGCGGCGGAAGGCTGGGGCAAGGTCTGGTGGCATATCGCCAAGGGCAACGAGCAGAACCAGGTCTTCGACGGCGACACTGAATGTACCGTCGTCTTCCACGGCCCGCATGGCTACATCTCGCCCAACTGGTATGCGACTAAGAATGCGGTTCCCACCTGGAATTTCGCCGTCGTCCACGCCACCGGCAAGCCCAAGCGGATCGATGACGACACAGCCTTTGCGAAGTCTTTAGAGCGGCTGGTCGCCCAGAATGAACGCCACTACGGCGGCGGCGACACCTGGGACTACGCGAAGCTCCCAGACTCCTACCTCAAGGGCATGCGCCAAGGCATCGTCGCCTACCAGATGGAAATCGAGAAAGTGGAAGCGAAATTCAAGCTCGGCCACGAACGCAGCGCCGCCGACCGCGCCGGCGTCCTCGAAGGGCTAAAGTCTGGCCCCAAGGAACGCAATCTGACCGAGTTTACCGAGGCCTACTACGCCAAGATCAAGGCCTGA
- a CDS encoding ABC transporter permease: MKGVREPGITALAVLLLGFSVGSATLLFSVFDALLLRPLPVPHPEQLVRLTLTRPQVGQRSDFPEPVLQAFLTHARSFASIGALRELSSALRDGERVDRVRPALASPGFFDTFGIAENLRPTDGTVVLSHAFAARHPLPIGKKILLAGQPFTVAAILPEGFNGAQVETGADLYLNLSAFTTLFPAPKQREDNRFFEITARLAPGVSLQAANQEALQIYQAASPPETNPYMVNGDFSLVPIERGASRLREQSGPALGFAMAAVGLLLLMAVANISSILLARFAARNEEFAIRRALGAPTLSLIRIALAEAMLITLSAGLVATGIILLGIPLLQRALPPIRTLDTSLVPTTLLLQTDWRLVSFAMGICALAAILIAVSPALRATSTHLHQSLRSTRGSSAIRGRSALIAFEVAIATLLAIAAALTFQTLLRLRTLHPGFSASQVLTLTIDPTLQFPPNPGLGGAIQQWQAAIESLPGVDSVAFTGLRILRGSGVKTTYALPGQVIPPSGRMNTSMHGVSLNYFRTMGIEKIEGRLFTEADYHPGTSRRIIVNQAFARFFFPNTSAVGKLVRSGASDSPPDQIIGIVSDAKYRTLREPIPPTVYSAWTPSEHARLALLVRSKMNPSTLIEPIRQTIERLSPGMPIQDPATLAADIEASLSTEILLANLSIAFALLSLFIAGAGLYALLAYLVILRRREIGIRLAIGAPRPSVAALLLEQATKPVLCGIAAACLIAIAMGPWLNTVLFEVSARDPELLAGTGALVLLVALAAAALPSIAATRVNPASALRNE; encoded by the coding sequence ATGAAAGGCGTGCGCGAGCCTGGCATCACCGCTCTGGCCGTCCTGCTGCTTGGGTTCAGTGTCGGCTCCGCCACGCTGCTCTTTAGCGTCTTCGACGCACTGCTCCTGCGCCCGCTGCCCGTTCCCCACCCCGAACAACTTGTTCGCCTCACGCTCACCCGCCCGCAAGTGGGCCAGCGCAGCGACTTCCCGGAGCCCGTCCTCCAAGCCTTCCTCACTCATGCCAGGTCCTTCGCCAGCATCGGCGCGCTCCGCGAACTGAGCAGCGCCCTGCGTGATGGTGAACGCGTCGATCGCGTCCGTCCCGCCCTCGCCTCACCCGGATTTTTCGATACCTTTGGCATCGCCGAAAATCTCCGCCCCACCGACGGCACCGTTGTTCTGTCCCACGCCTTCGCCGCACGGCACCCTCTTCCCATTGGCAAGAAGATCCTCCTCGCCGGCCAACCCTTCACCGTCGCCGCCATCCTTCCCGAAGGTTTCAACGGAGCGCAAGTCGAAACAGGCGCCGACCTCTACCTCAACCTCTCCGCCTTCACCACACTCTTCCCAGCCCCGAAACAGCGAGAGGACAACCGCTTCTTCGAGATCACAGCCCGCCTCGCGCCCGGCGTCTCCCTCCAGGCCGCCAATCAGGAAGCGCTGCAGATCTACCAGGCCGCCTCGCCTCCTGAAACCAATCCCTACATGGTCAATGGCGACTTCTCACTGGTCCCGATCGAGCGCGGCGCCTCGCGGCTGCGTGAGCAATCCGGCCCCGCGCTTGGCTTCGCCATGGCCGCCGTCGGGCTCCTCTTGTTGATGGCTGTCGCCAACATCTCTTCGATCCTGCTGGCCCGCTTTGCCGCACGCAACGAAGAGTTCGCCATCCGCCGCGCACTCGGAGCCCCAACGCTCAGCCTCATCCGCATCGCACTTGCCGAAGCGATGCTCATCACGCTCTCGGCCGGGCTCGTCGCAACAGGCATCATCCTCCTCGGCATCCCGCTGCTCCAACGCGCCCTGCCACCCATCCGGACCCTCGACACCAGCCTCGTCCCCACCACCCTGCTGCTCCAAACCGACTGGCGTCTGGTCAGCTTTGCGATGGGCATCTGCGCGCTCGCCGCCATCCTCATCGCCGTCTCCCCCGCCCTGCGCGCCACCTCCACCCATCTCCACCAATCCCTGCGCAGCACCCGCGGCAGCAGCGCGATCCGCGGCCGTTCGGCGCTCATCGCCTTTGAAGTCGCCATCGCCACCCTGCTCGCCATTGCCGCCGCACTCACATTCCAAACCCTCCTCCGCCTCCGCACCCTCCACCCCGGCTTCAGCGCCTCGCAAGTCCTCACCCTCACCATCGACCCGACGCTCCAGTTCCCACCCAACCCAGGCCTCGGTGGCGCCATCCAGCAATGGCAAGCCGCCATCGAATCGCTGCCCGGCGTCGACTCTGTCGCCTTCACCGGTCTCCGCATCCTCCGCGGCTCGGGCGTGAAAACCACCTACGCGCTCCCAGGCCAGGTGATTCCGCCCTCCGGAAGAATGAACACCAGCATGCACGGCGTCAGTCTGAACTATTTCCGCACCATGGGCATCGAAAAAATAGAAGGCCGGCTCTTCACAGAGGCTGACTACCATCCCGGCACGTCCCGCCGCATCATCGTCAATCAAGCCTTCGCCCGCTTCTTCTTTCCCAACACCTCGGCTGTCGGCAAACTGGTTCGCTCGGGCGCAAGCGACAGCCCGCCCGACCAGATCATCGGCATCGTCTCAGACGCAAAGTACCGCACACTTCGCGAACCCATCCCGCCCACCGTCTACTCCGCCTGGACGCCCAGCGAACACGCCCGCCTCGCCCTGCTCGTCCGGAGCAAAATGAACCCAAGCACGCTGATCGAGCCTATCCGCCAAACCATCGAACGCCTGTCTCCCGGCATGCCGATTCAAGATCCCGCGACGCTTGCCGCCGACATCGAAGCGTCGCTTTCGACAGAAATCCTACTCGCCAACTTATCGATTGCCTTTGCGCTCCTCTCGCTGTTCATCGCCGGGGCCGGCCTCTACGCGCTGCTCGCCTATCTGGTGATCCTGCGCCGGCGCGAAATCGGCATCCGCCTCGCCATCGGCGCCCCACGGCCCTCGGTCGCAGCGCTCCTCCTCGAACAGGCCACCAAGCCGGTGCTCTGCGGCATCGCCGCTGCGTGCCTGATCGCCATCGCGATGGGCCCCTGGCTGAATACGGTGCTGTTTGAGGTGTCCGCGCGCGATCCTGAACTTCTCGCCGGAACAGGCGCACTCGTCTTGCTGGTTGCATTGGCGGCCGCGGCACTGCCCTCCATCGCCGCCACCCGGGTGAATCCTGCCTCTGCTCTGCGCAACGAATAA
- a CDS encoding alanine racemase, with product MNIFELDTPALVVDLDVMEANLQRMADYTQSHHLRLRPHTKTHKSPLLAKRQLELGAVGLTVAKSGEAEVMLAAQPKDLLLAYPTFGAAKMQRLAAVAKQSQLTVALDSLEAAQGLSDAGIAAKILVEFDAGMGRVGVKPDELIPLIQSIQKLPHVEYDGLAFYPGHIKDLSEDGLAKLRTLNDVVGSTVERLTQAGYRPRVVSGGSTPTMYHSHKIEGLNEIRPGTYIFNDRNTINSDACTLEQCAATIVATVVSTSQPGQILIDGGSKTFSSDRLNNDTGVSFGMVLGAPGAHFHKMNEEHGFIDVTQCDRKFHVGEKLQILMNHVCVVMNLHEQAHGHRNGIVETSWPIAARGKLL from the coding sequence GTGAATATTTTCGAACTCGATACTCCGGCACTCGTCGTCGATCTCGACGTCATGGAAGCGAATCTGCAGCGCATGGCAGATTACACGCAGTCGCACCATCTCCGCCTGCGGCCGCACACCAAGACGCACAAGAGCCCGCTGCTCGCCAAACGGCAACTGGAACTCGGAGCGGTTGGGCTCACCGTCGCCAAATCAGGCGAAGCGGAAGTGATGCTCGCGGCACAGCCGAAGGATCTGCTGCTCGCCTACCCCACCTTCGGCGCCGCCAAAATGCAGCGCTTGGCCGCCGTCGCCAAACAAAGCCAATTGACCGTGGCGCTCGATTCGCTCGAAGCCGCCCAAGGCCTCAGCGATGCAGGCATCGCCGCAAAAATCCTGGTCGAATTCGATGCCGGCATGGGCCGCGTTGGCGTCAAGCCCGATGAGTTGATACCGCTGATCCAATCCATTCAGAAACTGCCGCACGTCGAATACGACGGGCTCGCCTTCTATCCGGGCCACATCAAGGATCTCAGCGAAGACGGACTGGCAAAGCTGCGCACGCTGAACGACGTAGTGGGTTCCACGGTCGAGAGACTCACTCAGGCTGGCTATAGGCCCCGCGTCGTCTCCGGTGGTTCCACCCCCACGATGTACCACTCCCACAAGATCGAAGGCCTGAACGAAATTCGTCCGGGCACCTACATCTTCAACGACCGCAACACCATCAACTCTGACGCCTGCACTCTCGAGCAATGCGCCGCCACCATCGTCGCCACCGTCGTCTCCACCTCGCAGCCCGGCCAGATCCTCATCGATGGCGGCTCGAAGACCTTCTCCTCGGATCGATTGAACAACGACACCGGCGTCAGCTTCGGCATGGTGCTCGGCGCCCCCGGCGCGCACTTCCACAAGATGAACGAAGAGCATGGCTTCATCGACGTCACCCAATGCGACCGCAAGTTCCACGTCGGCGAGAAGTTACAAATCCTGATGAACCACGTCTGTGTCGTCATGAACCTGCACGAACAAGCTCATGGCCACCGGAACGGAATCGTCGAAACCAGTTGGCCCATCGCCGCCCGGGGAAAGCTGTTGTAA
- a CDS encoding alpha/beta fold hydrolase, whose translation MPLLALLVLAFSLQAQPFLSQVQHDFADSHGVRIHYATYGKPSNPLILMVHGFPDFWYTWRDQMQVLGNSGYYCAAMDLRGYNLSGQPTGAENYDMRLLLGDLVAVIRKLGREKAIVMAHDWGGAIAWQLALHAPQYVDKLIILNLPHPNGFHRELANNPDQQKASEYARKFQQPDSQLQLKAAALAGWVKDPEARKLYVEALKRSSLAGMMAYYQRNYPKPPYQATLNPTRLTMPVLEIHGLKDTALLASALNGTWDWIDDFTLVTIPEAGHFVQQDATGKVSQSVKMWLGREK comes from the coding sequence ATGCCGCTTCTGGCTTTGCTTGTTCTCGCGTTCTCCCTTCAGGCCCAACCCTTCCTTTCCCAGGTCCAGCACGATTTCGCCGATTCCCACGGCGTCAGAATCCATTACGCCACCTACGGCAAGCCCAGCAACCCACTCATTCTGATGGTCCACGGCTTCCCCGACTTCTGGTACACCTGGCGCGACCAGATGCAGGTGCTGGGCAACAGTGGCTATTACTGCGCGGCCATGGATTTGCGCGGCTACAATCTGTCCGGCCAGCCCACCGGCGCGGAAAACTATGACATGCGGCTGCTCCTCGGCGATCTCGTTGCCGTCATCCGCAAACTTGGCCGTGAGAAGGCGATCGTCATGGCTCACGATTGGGGCGGCGCCATCGCCTGGCAACTCGCGCTCCATGCACCGCAATACGTCGACAAGCTCATCATCCTCAACCTGCCCCACCCGAACGGCTTTCATCGCGAACTGGCCAACAATCCCGACCAGCAGAAAGCTAGTGAATATGCCCGCAAGTTCCAACAGCCCGATTCGCAGCTCCAATTGAAGGCCGCCGCGCTCGCGGGCTGGGTCAAAGACCCCGAGGCGCGCAAGCTCTATGTCGAGGCCCTCAAACGCTCGAGCCTCGCTGGGATGATGGCCTATTACCAACGCAACTATCCGAAGCCGCCCTACCAGGCGACCCTCAATCCAACACGGCTCACTATGCCGGTACTGGAAATTCACGGCCTCAAAGACACCGCCCTCCTCGCCAGCGCCTTGAATGGCACCTGGGACTGGATCGACGACTTCACCCTCGTCACCATCCCCGAGGCGGGCCACTTCGTACAACAGGACGCAACCGGCAAGGTGTCGCAGAGCGTCAAAATGTGGTTAGGGAGAGAAAAATGA
- a CDS encoding cell division protein ZapA codes for MSNPVHVTIYGQHFTVVTGEEPERVEALATHVDSLMRDIASRGVVDSNRAAMLACLHLADQVQSLQAQLAVHVEAVKAQPVQRQKLNDLLQLLDDELK; via the coding sequence TTGTCCAACCCGGTTCACGTAACCATTTACGGACAACACTTCACCGTTGTTACGGGCGAAGAACCGGAACGCGTTGAGGCTCTCGCTACTCATGTTGATAGCCTCATGCGTGATATTGCCAGTCGTGGCGTGGTCGATTCCAACCGCGCCGCGATGCTGGCTTGTCTCCACCTCGCCGATCAAGTCCAATCCCTCCAAGCCCAACTGGCCGTCCACGTCGAAGCTGTCAAAGCCCAACCCGTGCAACGGCAGAAGTTGAACGACCTCCTGCAACTCCTGGATGACGAGCTAAAATAG
- a CDS encoding cell division protein ZapB, with protein sequence MVEDLLEDQESDLLSQLEDRVVKALEAVAVLRKEKAALQTEVDKLNAELSAAKSKNKQAASRISKLLDQMEFPDVD encoded by the coding sequence ATGGTAGAAGACTTGCTCGAAGATCAGGAATCCGACCTTCTCTCTCAACTGGAAGACAGGGTCGTGAAGGCTCTCGAAGCCGTCGCCGTTCTCCGTAAGGAGAAGGCAGCGTTGCAAACGGAAGTGGACAAACTGAACGCGGAACTCTCCGCCGCCAAGTCCAAAAACAAGCAAGCCGCGTCGCGGATTTCCAAGCTGCTCGATCAGATGGAATTCCCTGACGTCGATTAG
- the rplT gene encoding 50S ribosomal protein L20: MPRAKRGTGRRDYRHKTMKLAEGYFLTKSKLNRSAQEAVEKALKYGYVGRRRKKRDFRSLWIVRINAACKENGVSYSRFMDGLKKAGIDLNRKVLSDIATLDIAAFKVLIEKAKAALPSGTPLPKTVEA; this comes from the coding sequence GTGCCTAGAGCAAAACGCGGTACTGGCAGACGCGATTACCGCCACAAAACGATGAAGCTAGCCGAAGGCTACTTCCTCACGAAATCAAAACTCAACCGCTCCGCCCAGGAAGCAGTCGAAAAGGCCCTGAAGTACGGCTACGTCGGTCGTCGTCGCAAAAAGCGTGACTTCCGCAGCCTCTGGATCGTTCGTATCAACGCCGCCTGCAAAGAAAACGGCGTCAGCTACTCGCGATTCATGGACGGCCTCAAGAAGGCTGGCATCGACCTCAACCGCAAGGTTCTGTCCGACATCGCCACCCTCGACATCGCCGCCTTCAAGGTGCTCATCGAGAAGGCCAAAGCGGCCCTCCCTTCCGGCACTCCGCTGCCCAAGACGGTGGAAGCATAA
- the rpmI gene encoding 50S ribosomal protein L35 has protein sequence MPKLKTHKGAAKRFKKTASGKFTRGKAYARHLFAGKSNANKRRLGEGGMVSSANHQAVSDMLPYA, from the coding sequence ATGCCGAAGCTTAAAACCCATAAGGGCGCCGCGAAGCGCTTCAAGAAGACTGCCTCCGGCAAGTTTACTCGTGGCAAGGCTTATGCCCGCCACCTCTTCGCTGGTAAGTCCAACGCAAACAAGCGCCGGCTTGGCGAGGGCGGAATGGTCTCTTCCGCCAACCACCAAGCTGTTTCCGACATGCTTCCTTACGCCTAA
- a CDS encoding heme-binding domain-containing protein translates to MREGPAWPHRDKLPGTPRFCMRRSIRFVLLTLTVIFFAAQLKQPDLSNPKGHNFKAPRAVEDSLRRACFDCHSHKTVWPWYSQISPVSWFVSKHIVEARKRLNFSRWTNDPEEAANTLGEACDQMRAGQMPPKSYTAMHPEAELSKAEVDAFCKWAINGQ, encoded by the coding sequence ATGCGAGAGGGGCCAGCATGGCCCCATCGTGATAAGCTCCCAGGTACTCCCCGCTTTTGCATGCGTCGTAGTATCCGGTTCGTTCTACTCACACTGACTGTTATTTTTTTCGCAGCCCAACTCAAACAGCCTGATTTGTCCAATCCGAAGGGACACAACTTCAAGGCTCCCCGGGCCGTGGAAGATTCGCTGCGCCGCGCCTGCTTCGATTGCCACTCCCACAAGACTGTATGGCCCTGGTACTCGCAAATTTCGCCGGTTTCCTGGTTTGTCTCAAAGCACATCGTCGAGGCTCGCAAGCGCTTGAATTTCTCCCGCTGGACCAACGACCCCGAGGAAGCGGCAAATACCCTCGGTGAGGCCTGCGACCAGATGCGGGCCGGACAAATGCCCCCGAAATCCTATACGGCGATGCACCCCGAAGCCGAACTGAGCAAAGCCGAGGTGGACGCCTTCTGCAAGTGGGCCATCAACGGGCAGTGA